From a single Campylobacter concisus genomic region:
- a CDS encoding putative quinol monooxygenase — translation MIGFYVNVKLKAGCEAKFEEILKEIVPASRKDKGCISYECGMVVGGKNEYCFMEIWEDLASQKEHIKSAHMVKNAAALETCKESQEVKIVNFVSVKE, via the coding sequence ATGATTGGATTTTATGTAAATGTAAAGTTAAAAGCTGGATGTGAGGCGAAATTTGAAGAAATTTTAAAAGAGATAGTGCCAGCTTCAAGAAAAGATAAAGGCTGCATAAGCTACGAGTGCGGCATGGTTGTGGGCGGTAAAAACGAATACTGTTTTATGGAAATTTGGGAAGATCTTGCAAGCCAAAAAGAGCATATAAAAAGCGCTCATATGGTGAAAAACGCAGCTGCGCTGGAGACTTGCAAAGAGAGCCAAGAGGTGAAAATAGTAAATTTTGTGAGCGTAAAGGAATAA